The Miscanthus floridulus cultivar M001 chromosome 6, ASM1932011v1, whole genome shotgun sequence genomic interval acggttgttttcacagcctcaagatctatgccaatatatgcgcctcttcgttgccagtgtgggagggcccatgctgacgcatctacttacaggtgccacgcaactgtttgcttgaaaagacaaaaaggcagtatgatgtgctatgcctgtctacttctttgaccagacgtgtcagattggacttgacagagcaagtaaataaataaatataaaaaataatagtacaagtggtatATGGTTTTTCGccacacttctcgtgctcggggactgtcgcgactatccttgtgctcagggactgtccaaaCCAccaccgtgctcagggactgtccagaccaccatcatgctcggggactgtccagaccaccatcgtgctcggggactatccaggccaccatcgtgctcggggattgttccgaccactctcatgctcggggactgctccgaccactctccaaacattgctcggagactgctcgcctcggctacatgtgatttgtactcacatacagtcgagagacatttattttttctcacttagaccttgctacaaggctgatgcctcgccttccagcaagctcggggactacatcggtacgatgcacctgccggtgcatctcgtatcgcttgtacgatgattggattttcaacttaattgggaattctttttagaccctggcaccacgtgcctgcgtcacctactaccaggctcggagactaagtgggcacacttcaccttacggtgaatgtgtttattttatcgacccctacgctctgactgttggccataactactactgtacaagggtcacttatatttctttttagaaatacaagtgggcacacttgatcaggaaagaaatctttttcttttttctttagagcgccatgcattcttcggacaaccggaatcttcggccaTAATCGTGGATTACTGCTCTCTGTGCGGACCAGAATACTAGCATATTTGCTTGGTTGATTTTTCAACCAGTtaaagatgacatgaagacagactgcattagccgaagaagatcaaacggcgtgtcgcaacataatacatggtgctcggggattagttgtgggggtattaacccctatacccttacggctaggcttgggccggcccagtccaggggtccggtccactaggaGACGACGCGCGGCTCgaccgatctgctcggagtcccgcgcaaggagtcaagacagacttagagatcaagcaagatcctggtcggttagaatagaaatccttatcaggccacctatggcaattgtaaccggttaggattagtttccagatctataaccctgccccctagactatataagacgggcaggggacccctctaaaaaatatctctcattgacatacagcaatacaatcagacgcaggacgtaggtattacgccctcacgtcggccgaacctggataaaaccccgtgtctgtcttgcgtcatcatcttgttcgtagcttgcgcacctgtctgccgataatctactaccttgggcatacctctaggtagactgccgaccatatttcgttgacagagggagaaggtcccaagtttCTGGTGAAAAGATCGAACAGAGTTAGGTCTTGTTGAGCTCGTTCAGCCGTGTGCTAGTGCTTTTCATGGGACGtcatgcttccccttttataagtGAAGGGGAAGTCACAGgttacagagagagaaagaaagagaaggagaaaagcgagggagaagaaggtctCTAGGGTCGCAGCGTCCTTCAtatcctttatgcgggtcccgtcggtcctgtagatgatgacggggatggctccatgttgcGACCCTGTTCGTCATTGGCGCTATACGTAGGCGTCGTCAGCCGGTCGCGGCGCTCCACTCCGTTCCCGCGGGCGGCGTGGTCAACAAGTACTCCGGTCAGAAGCCGTacggggattaggcagcacagcgCTGGCACGTCCGACACTGTTGGCGACGTGAGCCCCTAGGTATGGTCCGTCGTGGCCACGGGTCATGTCGAGACATGCCCGCTTCCCTctcggtgtcagaagtttgaccatgGAGTCGTACTCTTGGACCCATAGTAGTTGGAGGTGGTATGgatccccgtcgggcgagacgaagcccgcgcctgaggggtctggcgagacCTTAAATACGCCTTGTACCATCCAGACGAATTAACGTTCGTGGCCGTTAACTTCCTTCCTCCGattatccctaatatcgatacctgacAATTATAAATATATCATCATATTAATTTTCATATTATTCTACTTGTTTTGGTTGATGTAAGTTTTAATAAGAATAAATTTTATTTCTAATTATTTTAAGTACATCGATCGATAGCTTGATAGTGGCAATCTTTTGTTGCTTAGAGATTAGAAAAAGGTCAACGTCTAGTGTTACATTTATTTATTGGTTGCTTTTCACGTTtcttagaaaataagaaatcacaACCAAGGTGCTttgaggaaaaaaaaacaaaatcacaACGGAGGTACTGGGAAACGACCGTTCTGGCGAGAAAAGGTACCTATATATACGAAAAAAAGAACAGGAATGTACGAGCGGAACCAGACTGAGGAAACTGAAGACGCTTCGTGCGGACGATAAAAACTCGTATCACGCTTCGTGCGGACGATAAAGACCCGTATCGCTCGCTCCAGTCTAGATgtacacaaactatatatactgCACAGTAGTATGACACACACCACTTGCAAGTTACTCGCTCCAGTCTAGATgtacacaaactatatatactgCACAGTAGTATGACACACACCACTTGCAAGTTACCGGCctattcgcttggtcgtaaacgatcgtaaatctccagccagaatagtatttttctctcgcaccaaATCAACTAAcggtaataatccacgatcatatacgatcgtatcagcaccagccgaaccgGGGTACGACTCAACGCCATCGTCTCACAGCCTGTTCGGtaggctggttcgtatcgttgctggttcctGAAAAAGTACAGCTGGctggtttgtatgagagaaaaatactattccggctgaaaatttatgatcgtttacgacacgCCACATCCAAACGAACATGGTGTCCGCCTAGACTTTCGTCCTTATTTTTTTGCTGTTTTGGCGTAGCGCATGCAGCAAGCAGCATGCATGTTGTGCCTTGGCAGGGCCGAAAAAtcacatactccctccgttccttaatataagccatatagatttctaaagaaaatttcaaaatataggtacgtatcagctcccacgccgattagtttggaaaccttcccaccgtacatagcgcatgccccaaccaatcccttagatttagaaAGCAATTTGATTGGGAGAGAGTAGATGgcgattttccttttttttcctcggtctcacattcttccccaagccgtgcgttaatattggtgctaaaaactatatggcttatattaaggaacggagggagtaacaaaAAGCTATGAAAGTCCGAAGTAAACGAAAAACACGGACACAGGcaagaaaaaatagagaaaagTCATGTACCGACGTGCAACAACGGGTGGCTGAACCAAAATCTAATACCAAAATCTTGGTTGTGTCCGTGTTTGGGGCTGAACGCGTAATTGGGGCTGAACCAAAATCTAATACCAGAAATTATTCTCTGTATAgatttttttcttattcttttctaTCTGGATTAGGTTTAGGATTCTTATTTAGGTTACCTAGAATCGGAGGAATCTACTTCTGATTCGGATTTACCTTAAAAAGCCCTACACTTCGTCATATAAACAAGCACATCATATAAAACAGGAGGGCGGTAATAGATGAAGGGTCCGTTTCCACATTCACGGAGTTAGTTAAGAGATGACTAGATAAAAAataggtggagagaaattttaCATCTTTATTATTAAGTATAGAAGCGTTGTTTGTGAATTTCGTAGTCCCTAACAAATGAGACGTGGTAAATTGAACTTTTTGAACTAAACTGAGAACAGGAGAGATGCAAACTAAAAATAAGcaatactttttttttctttttggtaAAGAAGAAACATTGTTTGTGAACAGCTTCGTTGTCCCTAGACCCTAGTAGACAAATAAGACGTGGTGAGGGGTGAAGCTAGCCGAAAGAATTGTCGGGGTCTTTAACATTATTATAGGTTGAGATCATTAGTGTTGTCAACTATGCAAAGCAGTATTTTTTCATTGATTTTGGCAAAATTCACTGGGGTTGGTGACAAAGGGGCCTAGCTCCGCTCTTGGACGTGGTAAATTAAACTTTTTAACCAAACTGAGAATAtcagagatgcaaaataaagaaaaaatataaaCAACCAAAATTAGTCTTTTTTAACCAGAGACTATGGACAGGAGAGATGCAAAGCTAAAAAACAAAATATGAACAGCCGAAAGTAAACCAAAAACTGTGAAACGGAGCTATgcaaaaaacaaaagcaaaatgCGCCAAATATCAGCTATgcaaaaaacaaaagcaaaatgCACAAAAAATATGGCAAAATGCGTGCCACTGTGAAACGGagctatgcaaaaaaaaaaaaaaagcaaaatgcACCAAAAATCAGCTATgcaaaaaacaaaagcaaaatgCACCAAAAATCTGGCCACTGTGAAACGGAGCTATGGaaaaaacaaaagcaaaatgCACCAAAAATCAGCTATGCAAAAAATAAAAGCAAAATGCACAAAAAATCTTGCAAAATGCGCGCCAGGTAGGAGTCGAACCTACGGCCttctgcttaggaaacagactatCCACTGGGCTACAGGCGCTTTGCTTGGCCTTCCGATTAGTAAATAGCTTCTTTATTCACTAAGCTAAAGATGCTATGTTAGGATACATTATCAGACCTTTCCCTATAAGAACACCCATGAATCAACtaaatatctatatatataagtTTGAAATAACTGTGATCCTTTGCAGATCTCGGTACCAACAGCAACCTAACAAGAACTTCCACTTGACTCTAGATTTTGTTAATGGACATGCCGCCCCGAAAAATTTCACGGACAATTCGATGAAATCCATTTAGTAGTTCCATAAATTACCATTAAATATAAGTATTAAATAACACAATAAATTTTTAATTCAACAATCAAGTTCAAGACTTATATAGGTTACAATAGAAATAGTTCAAATACCATACTAATAATTTTAAATACATATAAAATCTTAGACACCAAATAAGATTGTAAACATTACTTCTCGGGCTCCCCTTCTAAGGGTGGTGAAAGTCTTGATTATGTCATCTTCATACACTTCATAGGAACTCCCTAATTCGTACTATCTACATCAATTGAGTTAATTTTGGTGGTAAATTGATTTATCTAATTTGAATAACAAATAGGAACAATCTATGCCTTAGGAGTTAAGAGAGTTGAGACTGAGTGGGTGTCTGGATCGGACCCTGACCTGAGAACCTTCGATAGGCAACAACATCCAACCTCGAGACCTTGGTTATAGGTATGAAAACAAATCTTATATGAACATATAttacaaacacaaatacatgtagttgggttttttttttatgaaatctGGAGTCAAATGTGGATAGCATTGAACATATATTGCAGACACAAATACATGTTGTTGTTTTTTCATATGTGCATGAGAAATCTAATTTTGAGTATTCAAATTTGAATATGCTACAGATATTAAATGTCCAAATTTATACATGAGTTAGCCATCTAGTATTTTAACCTCTTCATACATACAGATATCAGAAAATATCGGTTCTATTTTCGTACCAGTTGCTCCCTCGCCGCCGTTGCAATGTTCTTTCTGAACACGGAGATCTGACAGACCGCGCCATCCGGGCACCATGCGACCATGGGCGGACCTACAGTTGTCTCCGGATATTTTTGGACATACCCAATATTTTTGGGAAAAATTTTAGTAGTTCTTAGAGGTATATACATGTACAATATAGTTAAGGTCTTAAAATTATGACTCTTCACTATTTTCTGCCTGTAATTCGTATCTAACTGAAAAGCAGTCCACAGGCCACACATAACCGAacggcccaatggcccatctggcCTTCCCACTCCCTAATCTCTAATTCCCCACTCCCCAAACCCATCAGGAGGCTGCCGTAGGGGTAGGGCAGCCAGCAGCTTGGAACGTTCGAGTTCGACGGACGCGGAAtcacgccgcgccgccgccaggcCGCCCGCCCGCGCGGCTGCTCGCGGCGCCGGCGCCCCCCGTCCCCCCCTGCCGTCCCGCTCCCCCCGGCAGCTGCGGAGCCAGAGTTGCTCGCTCGGCACGACCCGAGCCGCAGGAGCCGACGAGCCCGACTGCTCCAATACCTCGATTTGATTTTTTCGTTCAGAGGTAATCAAAATTCAAATCCCTTTGGCCTTTGCTATGTTCAGAGGTAATCAAAATTCAAATGTCTTGGCTCTTGTGAACTTTTTATGTTGTTcatccaaatatttttttttgccaTGGGCATACTCTACTCTAAAATTCTGGGTCCGCCACTGCATGCGACGGCAGTGACGGCACAGAAGCACTGCTCAGGGCTCCAATAATCTGGGGCAACCTAGAGCTGCCTAtaggcctcgttcggcttaccctatattcagcttgttcggcttgtttttacagccgaaatagtatttttctctcacaacaattcagccagaacagtgttttcagccagtttcagccaaaattcagaccagcgaacgggttGTTGCTCGCGCTGAAAACAACTCAACTGGAGGAGTTTACTGCACATCAGCCTGCAGGCTGTGAGGGCAGCTACCTATGTGAGGTGGCCAATTTTCTTCTGGGCTTTTAGGCTCTAATTGGATCTGATTTTACATCGCTTAGgccttataatccgtctttttcagtttgttttttcaaccgaaacagtgttttagcttgttttttcagcgaagcgaacggggcctatccTGGTCCTGTCCGAGGTTGGCTTTCTTCCTCTTTTTATCCACATGCCCGCTCCAGGCCAAGATGGCCGGACTACTGCCGGTGAGGGCACGCCGGCGCCTCCGATTACCTTGCCTACATCAGTTCTCCCTATCTTTTTTTTTGTGATACTACCTCAGTTCTTCCTCTTGATAGCTAAATGGTTCGCTTCCTTTCCACGCTAGGAAGCCAGCTTAAAATTGAAACGTGGATAAAAAAAAAATTCCAAACTGTGCATAAGGGCCGGGCTCATAATCCAAGCAAAGGCCTCAGAAAGGACGATGAATAGTGCAAGTGCACAACAAGTGAAACGAAGGAATTTTATGGGAATCGTAAAGAGATTTCATAGCAGCACATAAAAAATGCAGTAAACACGAAAAATTCCTCCAATCTTGGAGGCCTAAGTCAAGCAAAGGTTGGGCCGTGTCCTGTCCTAGGTCCCCCTTTTGGATCCAGCCCGTTTTGATGGAAATCCTCTGGGCCGAatccatttctttttcttcagaATAGTTATGCCATACGTGGGCTGAGTATATCGGGCGAACATGTGTAAAAGGGATACTAAAGGTGTCGCTCTTGCTCACCAGGCAAATTTCAACCTCGTGGCAGAAATTGGTTGGAGAAAACTATGACTCGGAAATTGGATCACCTAGCAACCGGAGGCTAGTTTGATCAAACAGTGTGCGGTCTAGGCAGACGACTCGTAGATGGGCAAGCACTAGCTTATATACTTCGTAGTAAGAAATATCTATTTCCTCGAGCCAGGATCATTTGCTTGTTTGATCAATACTGTGCATTGCAGAAGCATTACACTACACTAGTATAGGAGTATATCTCGTAAAGTCGTAACAGTGGCATATTTCCATTCCGAACATTAACCGAACACCTAGAGAGCACTGCAGACAGATCAAGAAGACAAAAAGATAAACAGGATCGGTGACCACGAACCGGGTGAGGACTGAGGAAGACGGGAGCCAATTTCGTGGATCAAAATCAGTTGTCCCCCTCGGGCTCGAACTCCGGGTCGCCGTCCGGGTGCATCTCCCTCCACTGGTCCTCGGGCCAGTACTCCTTGACGTGGCCCCACTTCTTGCGGAACTTCTCGATCTGGCTGTCCATCACCACCAGCGCCGAGGTGTCGCCGACGTAGTAGGGGTGGTTCCCGGACCACACGTCCACCGTGTACTCCGGCTTGGTGCCCCCCGTCACCAGCACCAGCTCGCCGTTGCAGTACACCTTCGCGTCCTCGTAGATCTCCGGGTGCAGCCCCTTCTTCCGCATCGAGCACCGCATCCCCTGCACCGCCCAGGTCTCAGGAATTagctagcggcggcggcgcccatggATGGATATCCGTGCAGGAATTGCGAGAGGGAGGGGCCGGTGTGTGCGAGCGCGCGTACCTGGGAGGGGACGACGGAGCGTAGGGTGCGGGCGGTGgtcctcgcggcggcggcggcgggggtggggagggaggaggtggagagggagaGCGTCATGGCGGATGATGGCCTTGCCTCGCGACAGTCGCTTCGCCTGTCTTATCTATCGTCTCGCTAATTGTGGTTATCCTCTGGTGCTCGTCGATTCTCTCTTCTTATTGGGCTCGATATTTTCCATGGAAGTCTGTGGTTTGCTTTGGGCTACGTGGGTAATGCGACGGCCCACGAAAATTCCAGTGCCTAATTTCTCCTCCATTTAGCAGCGACCACAAAGGGCGAGTGGCAAAGGTTAAGGATGCGCCTGGTAATATTTTGGATCTAGATTTCTCTCAAAAAGACGTTTTGGGCTATAAATCAAAAACACTTTATGAGAATGTTTGGCAAGATATAAAGATACGCTTAAAAAAACTTTAAAACTTTTTATGGATAATAAGGAACAGCTTAAATACAATCCATTTAGTTTGTTGCCAAGATTTGTTAATGCATTTTGTGAGTTGGCCATTTTCGTGAGTCGGCCATGTTGGAACCCTATATTGTTCTTTGCATCTGACTTACGAATTGTATAACTGTTGGTAGTTGCATCCTCGCTCGTATGTTGTGGAACTAATAGAAGAAAGCTAAAAAGAGTAGTTACTTCAGTTTAGTCCTGGGTTTTTGGTAGAATCGCTACACCCATTATCCTAATTTTAGGTAAGAGTTCATTGCTATCTAATATGCGTTCTCTTTCTGCCTTTGCTATAATGCGATAATATCATTCAGCTTCATGACCTTGAAAGAAGTTGTTTGCAACTACCAATCACCAAATATAGGATCTGAGCTAGTTTTCTAGAGGCAGACATCAGTGGACCTTAATGGTAAACTTGCCGCCGGTTGAATTTCCAAACAATCCAGTGCCAATGAcgaatacaacatgtttaactaAAGCTTATGGACACAATCTTTGATGCAATGATATGGGTCTAAAAACAAAATATCTTCCATAGGCCAAAGATCATGCTAGCCCAGTGTGGAATTTTCCAATTGACCCACCACATTTCCCTACCAAACCACACACATACCATTGCTTTCTTCTCCAACCCCCTACCACTGAAGACCTCGACGCCCGCTGCCTCTCCATGGATGGATGCTCCAAGGTCACTGTCGGCCAACCGGGGGGATGGCGAGGTGGTGTTCTCCCCTCTAAAGCCTCTCCCCCGTGACCACTGCCTAAGCTATCCGTGTCGACTTCGATGGCATTGTACCTCCTCATCTTCGTGTCATCTGCATCTTGCGCACTGTCGTTGCTATCACAGCCTACGTTTCGATTCGGCATTTTTCAGAGGCAGTCCAAAAGATACCTTCCCACCTCTTCTACTGAAAACACCTCCGTTGAGCTAGCGCAAAGTACTTGTCCTTATATCTTTTCTTTCCTCTTTTTATGTTGAGAAAATTGAAAATTTATCCTTACGATGTTAAGTGAGTTTTGGCCGAATGCTACTGTATCAAGCTGTGCTGGATGACCCCTACCTGCTAGGCCGTGCACGCTGCTGAAATGCCATTTGAGGATTTAGATCGCGTAGCGTTAAAATGGCATTTGAGGATTTTAGGCctcaattttatttatttttgacaaGAAAACTGATATGAAGTTTCCGTTTTGCCCCTGCCTCTTGAATCACCTACCCCCTGTTTCTTTCCTCGTTCTCGTTCTCATTCTCGTTCCGCCGTTCGTCTCCCTCCCTCTCGACGTGACACACCGCCACCCACTGCTAGGCGGGCCGCGAACTCGTGAAGCCCCGCCGCTGGCCCGCCCCCCCTGCACTGCTGCCCCtaggcgcgccgccgccgcctctccgCCCGCCCCTAGCCCCGTTTGCGTCGGCATGTCCGGCAGGAAGGACACGATCTTCATGTCCGGCGTCGATCTTCGTGCGAGCGGCGAGCCACTACGTTGCCAGCCAGCAGCGGCATGACAGACTGCGGCGCCGGGAGGTTGCTCCAGTGGGCGGCGGGGATGGGGGCGGGCCGGCAGGCGAGGCCTATGGGCTGTGAGTTAGGGCGGGGTGGCGGtgttggtggtggcggcggcgccctGCAACGGGAGGGAGAGGATGAGGTGATTTGAGGCAGGAGGCGAAACGGGAACTTCAGGTCAGTTTTCTAGCCAAAAATGATTAAATGAGGCTCAAAATTCCGAAATGATATTTCAGCTGGTTGTGCACCCTTcattagggccttgtttagttggcgattttttttggaaaatggtactgtagcactttcgttgttatttgacaattagtgtcaatcatagtctaattaggcttaaaagattcatctcgtgaatttcgtctaaactgtgtaattagttttattttttatttatatttaatgcttcatgcatgcgtccaaagattcgatgtgacggggaatcttgaaaaattttgcaaaattttgggaactaaacggtaCCTAGGGCGATCTCGCGAAGCCCACAAGTTTGATAGTATTCGGGCGAAGCCCATTTACCATAAATAAGAACAaatttctaattctcttttctgTTTGGGTGTGTGGAGTAATTATATTTGTATTTCACACGGAACTCACTTACGCTGATGTAGTTTAGCTGGTAGAAAAGGGTAAAAACATTATTGGGTGAAATGACACATTGCATTCATGATTAAATTTTGCTTTCTATTTTATCCATACAGCACGAAGTATCCAAACATCAAACCTTACACACACTAGGCATTGTATCTTGGACAATTTGTGTATACAGCATTGCTATTTTTCTAGTAATGGATGAAAATGCATTAAGATAGGATGCCAATGTACGATTCAGTGATTCCTATGAGATAATTAGACATTTTTAATAGGGCCATGCCACGCTTGTATACGGAAAGGGTAAAAAAAGTTAAGTTTATTACACCATAGTAGATAACAATAACTCATATCAGTTGCATCACAAAAGCACTATAGTTTTATCCTGCCAGGTATCTTGCACTATTTACTTCTTGTTTTTGGATCCATTCTTTGGTGCTTGTAAACCCATACAACATAACTTGAAGTTGAACAGCAGTGCAGGGATAACCGAAGCCTAGG includes:
- the LOC136458555 gene encoding uncharacterized protein — its product is MTLSLSTSSLPTPAAAAARTTARTLRSVVPSQGMRCSMRKKGLHPEIYEDAKVYCNGELVLVTGGTKPEYTVDVWSGNHPYYVGDTSALVVMDSQIEKFRKKWGHVKEYWPEDQWREMHPDGDPEFEPEGDN